The window aggcgctgccgtggtggtgctgttgttagctgtgggttcgtccacctgaggcgctgccatgGTGGGGCTGTTGTTAGCTGTATaatcgtccacctgaggcgctgccgtggtggtgctgttgttagctgtgggTTCGTCCAtctgaggcgctgccgtggtggtgctgttgaaGCTGTATGATCAtccacctgaggcactgctgtggtggtgctgttgttggctgtatgatcgtccacctgaggtgctgccgtggtggtgctgttgttagctctgggatcgtccacctgaggcgctgccgtggtggtgctgttgttagctgtgggatcgtccacctgaggcgctgctgtgttggtgctgttgtagctgtatgattgtCCACCTGAGGccctgccgtggtggtgctgttgttagctgtgggttcgtccacctgaggcgctgccatgGTGGggctgttgttagctgtatgatcgtccacctgaggcgctgccgtggtggtgctgttgttggctgtatgatcgtccacctgaggtgctgccgtggtggtgctgttgttagctctgggatcgtccacctgaggcgctgccgtggtggtgctgtttcttagctgtgggatcgtccacctgaggcgctgccgtggtggtgctgttgtagctgtttGATCAtgcacctgaggcgctgccgtggtggtgctgttattAGCTGTATGAttgtccacctgaggcgctgcggtggtggtgctgttgtagctgtatgatcgtccacctgaggtgctgccgtggtggtgctgttattTTCTGTATGATTGTCCACCTGAGgtgctgccgtggtggtgctgttgttagctgtatgatcgtccacctgaggcgctgctgtGGTGGTGAtgttgttagctgtatgatcgtccacctgaggcgctgctgtGGTGGTGCTCTTGTTAGCTGTGGGATCGTACACCTGTGGTGTTGCTGTGGTgttgctgttgttagctgtatgatcatccacctgaggcactgctgtggtggtgctgttgttagctgtatgatcgtttacctgaggcgctgccgtggtggtgctgttgttagctgtgggTTCGTCCACCTGAGGCACTGCCATGGTGGGGCTGTTGTTAGCTGTATaatcgtccacctgaggcgctgccgtggtggtgctgttgttggCTGTATGATCGTGCACCTGAGgtgctgccgtggtggtgctgttgttagctctgggatcgtccacctgaggcgctgccgtggtggtgctgttgttagctgtgggatcgtccacctgaggcgctgccgtgttggtgctgttgtagctgtatgatcatgcacctgaggcgctgccgtggtggtgctgttattAGCTGTATGAttgtccacctgaggcgctgccgtggtggtgctgttgttagctgtgggttcgtccacctgaggcgctgccatgGTGGggctgttgttagctgtatgatcgtttacCTGAGGCGCTggcgtggtggtgctgttgttagctgtgggATCGTCCACCTGTGGCGTTGCTGTGGTgttgctgttgttagctgtatgatcatCCACCTGAGGCACTGCCGTGGTGGggctgttgttagctgtatgatcgtccacctgaggcgctgccgtggtggtgctgttgttggctgtatgatcgtccacctgaggtgctgccgtggtggtgctgttgttagctctgggatcgtccacctgaggcgctgccgtggtggtgctgtttcttagctgtgggatcgtccacctgaggcgctgccgtggtggtgctgttgtagctgtttGATCAtgcacctgaggcgctgccgtggtggtgctgttattAGCTGTATGATTGTCCACCcgaggcgctgccgtggtggtgctgttgtagctgtatgatcatgcacctgaggcgctgccgtggtggtgctgttattagctgtatgatcgtccacctgaggcgctgccgtggtggtgatgttgttagctgtgggatcgtccacctgaggcgctgcggtggtggtgctgttgtagctgtatgatcgtccacctgaggtgctgccgtggtggtgctgttattttctgtatgattgtccacctgaggcgctgccgtggtggtgctgttgttagctgtatgatcgtccacctgaggcgctgctgtGGTGGTGATGTTGTTAGCTGtgggatcgtccacctgaggcgctgccgtggtggtgctgttattagctgtatgatcgttcacctgaggcgctgccgtggtggtgctgttattagctgtatgatcgtccacctgaggcgctgccgtggtggtgatgttgttagctgtgggatcgtccacctgaggcgctgccgtggtggtgctgttattAGCTGTATGATTGTCCACCTGAGGctctgccgtggtggtgctgttattAGCTGTATGAttgtccacctgaggcgctgccgtggtggtgctgttgttagctgtatgatcgtccacctgaggcgctgccgtggtggtgatgttgttagctgtatgatcgtccacctgaggcgctgccgtggtggtgctgttattagctgtatgatcgttcacctgaggcgctgccgtggtggtgctgttgttagctgtgggatcgtccacctgaggcgtTGCTGTGGTGTTGCTGTTGTTAGCTCTATGATCATCCACCTGAGGcactgccgtggtggtgctgttgttacctctgggatcgtccacctgagttgctgccgtggtggtgctgttgttagctgtatgatcgtccacctgaggcgctgccgtggtggtgctgttattagctgtatgatcgttcacctgaggcgctgccgtggtggtgctgttattagctgtatgatcgttcacctgaggcgctgccgtggtggtgctgttattAGCTGTATGAttgtccacctgaggcgctgccgtggtggtgctgttattAGCTGTATGATTGTCCACCTGAGttgctgccgtggtggtgctgttgttagctgtatgatcgtccacctgaggcgctgccgtggtggtgatgttgttagctgtatgatcgtccacctgaggcgctgccgtggtggtgctgttattagctgtatgatcgttcacctgaggcgctgccgtggtggtgctgttattAGCTGTATGAttgtccacctgaggcgctgccgtggtggtgctgttattAGCTGTATGAttgtccacctgaggcgctggcgtggtggtgctgttgttagctgtgggatcgtccacctgaggcgttgctgtggtgttgctgttgttagctgtatgatcatccacctgaggcactgccgtggtggtgctgttgttacctctgggatcgtccacctgagttgctgccgtggtggtgctgttgtagctgtatgatcgtccacctgaggcactgccgtggtggtgctgttgttagctgtgggatcgtccacctgagtcgctgccatggtggtgctgttgttagctgtatgatcgttcacctgaggcgctgccgtggtggtgctgttgttagctgtgggatcgtcgacctgaggcgctgccgtggtggtgctgttgttagctgtatgatcgtccacctgctgtgctgccgtggtggtgctgttgtcaGCTGTGGGAtcttccacctgaggcgctgccatggtggtgctgttgttagctgtatgatcgtccacctgaggctctgccgtggtggtgctgttgtagctgtatgatcgtccacctgaggcgctgccttgttggtgctgttgttagctgtatgatcgtccacctgctgtgctgccgtggtggtgctgttgtcaGCTGTGGGAtcttccacctgaggcgctgccatggtggtgctgttgttagctgtatgatcgtcctCCTGAGGctctgccgtggtggtgctgttgtagctgtatgatcgtccacctgaggcgctgccatgGTGGTGCTGCTGTTAGCTGTGGGATCGTACACCTGAGgggctgccgtggtggtgcttttgtagctgtatgatcatccaccttaggcgctgccgtggtggtgctgttgttagctgtgggttcgtccacctgaggcgctgccatgGTGGggctgttgttagctgtatgatcgtttacCTGAGGCGCTggcgtggtggtgctgttgttagctgtgggATCGTACACCTGAGgggctgccgtggtggtgctgttgttagctgtatgatcatCCACCTGAGGCACTGCCATGGTGGTTctgttgttagctgtatgatcgtttacctgaggcgctgccgtggtggtgctgttgttagctatgggttcgtccacctgaggcgctgccgtggtggtgctgttgttagctgtgggatcgtccacctgaggcgtTCCTGTGGTGTTGCTGTGGTgttgctgttgttagctgtatgatcatccacctgaggcactgccgtggtggtgctgttgttagctgtatgatcgtttacCTGAGGCGCTGCCATGGTGGGACTGTTGTTAGCTGTGGGTTCGTCCACCTTAGGCGGTggcgtggtggtgctgttgttagctgtgggatcgtccacctgaggcgtTCCTGTGGTGTTGCTGTGGTGTTGCTGTTGTTAACTGTATGATCATCCACCTGAGGcactgccgtggtggtgctgttgttagctgtatgatcgtccacctgaggcgttgctgtggtgttgctgttgttagctgtatgatcgtttacctgaggcgctgccgtggtgatgctgttgttagctgtatgatcgtttacctgaggcgctgccgtggtggtgctgttgttagctatgggttcgtccacctgaggcgctgccgtggtggtgctgttgttagctgtgggatcgtccacctgaggcgctgccgtggtggtgctgttgttagctgtgggatcgtccacctgaggcgtTCCTGTGGTGTTGCTGTGGTgttgctgttgttagctgtatgatcatccacctgaggcactgccatggtggtgctgttgttagctgtatgatcgttaacctgaggcgctgccgtggtggtgctgttgttagctatgggttcgtccacctgaggcgctgccgtggtggtgctgttgttagctgtatgatcgtttacCTGAGGCGCTGCCATGGTGGGACTGTTGTTAGCTGTGGGTTCGTCCACCTTAGGCGGTggcgtggtggtgctgttgttagctgtgggatcgtccacctgaggcgtTCCTGTGGTGTTGCCGTGGTGGAGCTGTTGTTAGCTCtgggatcgtccacctgaggcgctgccgtggtggtgctgttgttagctgtatgatcgtccacctgaggcgttgctgtggtgttgctgttgttagctgtatgatcgtttacctgaggcgctgccgtggtgatgctgttgttagctgtgggttcgtccacctgaggcgctgccatgGTGGggctgttgttagctgtatgatcgtccacctgaggcgctgccttggtggtgctgttgttagctgtatgatagtccacctgaggcgctgccgtggtggtgctgttgtgaGCTGTATGATAGTCCAtctgaggcgctgccgtggtggtgctgttgttagctgtatgatcgtcctCCTGAGGCGCTGCCGTGCTGGTGCTTTTGTAGCTCTATGATCATCCACCTtaggcgctgccgtggtggtgctgttattagctgtatgatcgtccacctgaggcgctgccgtggtggtgctgttgttagctgtgggatcatccacctgaggcgctgccgtggtggtgctgttgtagctgtatgatcgtccgcctgaggcgctgtcgtggtggtgctgttgtagctgtatgatcgtccacctgaggcgctgccgtggtggtgctgttgttagctgtgggatcatccacctgaggcgctgccgtggtggtgctgttgttagctgtgggatcatccacctgaggcgctgTCGTGGttgtgctgttgtagctgtatgaccgtccacctgaggcgctgccgtggtggtgctgttgtagctgtatgaccgtccacctgaggcgctgccgtggtggtgctgttgtagctgtatgatcgtccacctgaggcgttgccttggtggtgctgttgtagctgtatgatcgtccacctgaggcgctgccgtggtggtgctgttgttagttgTGGGATCATCCACCTGAGGCGCTAccatggtggtgctgttgttagctgtgggATTGTCCACCTGAGTGCTGccatggtggtgctgttgtagctgtatgatcgtccacctgaggcgctgccgtggtggtgctgttgttagttgTGGGATCATCCACCTGAGGCGCTACCATGGGGTTGCTGTTGTTATCTCTGGGATTGTCCACCTGAgtgctgccgtggtggtgctgttgtagctgtatgatcgtccacctgaggcgttgccttggtggtgctgttgtagctgtatgatcgtccacctgaggcgctgccatgGTAGTggtgttgtagctgtatgatcgtccacctgaggcactgccgtggtggtgctgttgttagttgTGGGATCATCCACCTGAGGCGCTAccatggtggtgctgttgttatcTCTGGGATTGTCCACCTGAGTGCTGccatggtggtgctgttgtagctgtatgatcgtccacctgaggcgctgccgtggtggtgctgttgttagttgTGGGATCATCCACCTGAGGCGCTAccatggtggtgctgttgttatcTCTGGGATTGTCCACCTGAGTCCTGCTGtgatggtgctgttgttagctgtgggATCATCCACTTGAGGCGCTGccatggtggtgctgttgttatcTCTGGGATTGTCCACCTGAGTCCTGCTGtgatggtgctgttgttagctgtgggatcgtccacctgaggTGCTGCCGTGGCGGTGCTGTTtttagctgtatgatcgtccacctgaggcgctgccgtggtggtgctttTGCTAGCTGTATGATCATGCACCTGAGGCGCTGGCGTGGTGGTGCTGTTATTAGCTGTATGAttgtccacctgaggcgctgccatggtggtgctgtcgtagctgtatgatcgtccacctgaggcgctgccgtggtggtgctgttgtagctgtttgatcgtccacctgaggcgctgtcGTGGTGGTGCTCTTGTTAGCTGTGGTATCGTCCACTTcaggcgctgccgtggtggtgttGTTTTTAGGTgtatgatcgtccacctgaggcgctgctgtGGTGGTGCTGTTATGGCTGTATGATcattcacctgaggcgctgccgtggtggtgctgttgttagctgtgggATCGTCCACCTGTGGTGCTGCTATGGTGGTGCTGTTGTGGCTATATGATcgttcacctgaggcgctgctgtggtggtgctgttgtcgCTTCTGACGCTGTTTGTTGTTCAAGAGAGGCTTGAAACaaagaatgcgacagctgaaacccatgtcttgcatacgtctgtgcgtagttgTTCTTGAAAGATTCcattctttgtgaatctcccccacattttttaatggttttgtttcacaatccttcCCAGGGTGCgcttatccctattgcttgtacacttttttctaccacatcttttccttcccttcacctttctattaatgtgcttggacacagagctctttgaacagccagcctcttttgcaatgaccttttctGACTTACCCTCCTTGTGCAAACTggcaagtcagcagtcttccccatgattgtgtagtctacagaactagactgagaaaccatttaaaggctttgcaggtgtttctcgagttaattagctgataagagtgtggcaccaggtgtcttcaatattgaaccttttcacaatattctaattttctgatatactgaatttgggattttccttagttttcagatataatcatcaaaattaaaagatataaacattttaaatatatcagtctgtgtggaatgaatgaatataatatacaagtttcactttgtgaatggaattagtgaaatgatATGATATGAAGTGAagtgatattctaattatatgaccagcacctgtattccTGTAAACAGCTGAAGAAATGGTGGGAAaaggatgttgggatgaaagCATGTTTGTGAGTGGGGTGTGTTGCAAGGTGAAGGGAGGGAGGTTGGGAGGGAAAACGTGTGATTTTGGTTTTGGACCCAAAAACGTGTAAGGGGATGGTTAGAGTCGTCGACGAAGAGAGGGTCCAGAGCAGATTCAGATTGAGGGTTCCGGCGTtggacacaaaaaaagaaagcctgatgaggttgaattggagataggagataaacattttttaaatggagTGGCCTTTCCTTTCTTGGtccatatttctttatttaatgaaGTAAGCGATAGTTTTGGTATCAAGTATAGACAAATCAGAGATTGTCAGGTGGAGTTTGAGGTTGAATTTAGGGGTTATTGAAATTTCTGAGCATCTCAGAAAACCGAAAAAGCCAATAAAAACATGACATCTAGAAATTTCTCTGAGAATCTGAGACTTTATGGTATTACGCGTAGGAAGTAGTTCAAGAGTGGTAGCACTCAGTGGAGTAGGTAGAGGGGCCACTGTGAATAAAAGTGTACCGAGGTTTGGTTTGGCTAGAAGTTATAAGGAAGATAGGGAGGGGCTGTAACCGTTTGCGGAGGCAGCCTCACGCACGGATTAACCCCCGGTGCTTGGGGAAGACCataagaagaggaagagaaagatgaAAATTAGGGAAGAGAACAGTATGCTTACTTGGGCATCTGAGCGGGTGCTGCTGGCCATTGATGGGGAAAATGGaaagtataatgttaaaagtaagGTGGCTGAGCTTGAGCGGCTAGTGGAGGCAGCCTCATGCTAGCATCTACAACCGGAGGTAGAGTGGAAAGAAATGGAGGTTAAGAAAAGAAGGGACCATAACCGTTTGTGGAGGTAGCCTCATGCACAGATTAGCCCCTGGTGCTTGGGGAAGAccacaggaagaggaagagaaagatggAAATTAGCGAGGAGGCCAGTATGCTTGCTTGGGCATATGCAGTGGGTGTTGCTGGCCACTGATCGGGAAAATCAAAATTGGAGTTGTTAAGGCAGCCTCACGCTAGCATCTACAGTCAGAGGTAGAGTGGAAAGAAATGGAGGTTAAGAAGCCTGTTGCATGCGGTGCAGCAGCTGAAGGTGCTGCAATGATTGTCTGAGAGGAGGAGGGAAGCAGTGCAGTGTGAGAAGAGCTGAATCTGGGGCACAACCTAAACTTGATTTGTCTTGAAGTTCGAGGAGAGCCGGAACTTGGTCTGGAAGacaatgtcattttaaattaagtaggGAGCTATGAGGAAGAGGAGAATGGGCTGCAATTGTCAGCAGAGACAGTCTGACGTTTAAATCATCTTCTATGGGAGCAGGAGGCCACTGAAAAGTAAAACTGGTCAttagaaatgagaaaaaaagccTGAGATTTGTTGTCCTGAGTTGCAAGCGGAGCCAGCCTCACGCTTACTTCAGCTGCTGTAGGCCACGGGGAgggagtgtttttgtttttttttgtaattttttgcacGGCTAGCAGAAAAAGCTTCACAAGCATGTGTTATGGGAGCGGGAGACcactgaaaagagagagaggttaGAAGTAGCAGGAGAAATTAAGTATTGGTGACAATAAGAAAAAGATCAAATTACAAAAAGACATACTTTTCCTCTTAACCACACGAAAAGCAGTAAGTATTGAAACCGCTACTCAGCCAAGCAGCACATCAGCTAGTAGAGGCTTGGagagaggtgcctgacagtatgCACAATGCATGCAAATTAAGTTGCCctttgtacatttattattttttttattagtttgcactgatgattttatattatttaggtACAGTGTTGAATTTAATTTGTCAAATCAATTTCCATCCATATCTTTCGGAGTATGATGTGGGATTTACAATACAGGtaaaaatgatgatgaaaatgtgAGAAATTTCATTGTATTCTTCAAAAAATGACATCCACATCCATGATGTTATCATGtcattaaaaacttaatttttaacatGGACTATGCTATCAGCGGAGCCAGCATCGTGACTGTTACAAGCATAGACATAAGTAAATATAGCATCCATATGTATGGCTACAAGAGCTCAAGGCCTGGGCACATGCTGCGCTGTGGCCGGAAGAGCTGCGGTGAAAAATTTGAGCCGAAGCGGGAGCAAATGAGGTTTTGATGCGGTGAGAACTGGGGCATGGCCACGGCTTTTTTGAGTCCTGCAGCTGCGACTCAAAGCGAGGAGATCCAGGTCCTTTGTGGGATTATGGTGGTGACGATCGAGGCCAGTTTGGGGCTTTGCTCGATCTATTGGCCGATTTGGATAATTTGCAGGATGAAGAATAGATTGTACAGCTCCACTTTGTTTAACCTCCAGGAGAATGATACATCTGAATAAATCAGGGTTTGCTTCAGGCTTAAACACTATCCACTTTCTGATCGGATGATATAGTTGCATTGCATGATACAGGGATGTCAGGAAAGAAGTTAGAAGTCTCACCGGTGAAGGCGTGGTTAAGCCTCGGTGTTGTGGAGAGCATTTGACTAGTCGAGCAGAGCGGTGGCTTTGATGATGGAGCCTGGAGCTAAAGTGCAAAGGCGTATGCTTAGGGCTGGCAGGTTGCGACAGAGGATATGAAAAATTAGGTCTGTCATATTAAGGCCAAAGGAGCAAAACCGATTGCCGAAAAACTGTCttaggacaggaggtaggaacGCTGTAAAGTACCAACAtgcttttgtatttattgtatatatttttgtatgtatttattgtagCTTTAAGTTCAAACGGTCATACCAAACACCAGTTTAGAAAGTCATAATGAATGACCATGCTATTTTTACTATGCTGAgtcattgcattttaattttaaaattagaaaTCGACTTGATTGTCTAATGTGTTATGAGACAAGGGACTGTTTATAAAGACTATAAAATGGTTATGTGTTATTTTAGCAATATTAATTTATGAGACAT of the Carassius gibelio isolate Cgi1373 ecotype wild population from Czech Republic chromosome A5, carGib1.2-hapl.c, whole genome shotgun sequence genome contains:
- the LOC127991683 gene encoding mucin-5AC-like isoform X12, with protein sequence MIPQLTTAPPRQRLRWTIIQLQQHHHGSTQVDNPTANNSTTMVAPQVDDPTTNNSTTTAAPQVDDHTATTAPPRQRLRWTIIQLQQHHHGSASGGRSYSYNSTTTAAPQVDDPTANNSTTTAAPQVDDPTANNSTTTAAPQVDDHTANNSTTTAVPQVDDHTANNSTTTAAPQVDDPTANNSTTTAAPQVDDPTANNSTTTAVPQVDDHTANNSNTTATPQVDDPTANNSTTTPAPQVDDHTANNITTTAAPQVDDHTANNSTTTAAPQVDDHTANNSTTTAAPQVDNHTENNSTTTAAPQVDDPTANNSTTTPAPQVNDHTANNSPTMAAPQVDEPTANNSTTTAAPQVDDHTANNSTTTAAPQVDDHTANNSTTTAAPQVDDHTANNSPTMAAPQMDEPTANNSTTTAAPQVDDYTANNSPTMAAPQVDEPTANNSTTTAAPQVNDHTANNSTTTAVPQVDDHTANNSNTTATPQVDDPTANNSTTTPAPQVNDHTANNSPTMAAPQVDEPTANNSTTTAAPKVDDHTATKAPPRQRLWWKIIQLITAPPRQPLRCTIPQLTAAPPRQHLRWTIIQLTTAPPRQRLRWTIIQLTTAPPWQRLRWTIPQLTTAPPRQRLRWTIPQLTTAPPRQRLRWTIPQLTTAPPRQHLRWTIPQLTTSPPRQRLRWTIIQLTTAPPWQRLRWTIPQLTTAPPRQRLRWTIIQLTTAPPRQRLRWTIPQLTAAPPRQQLRWTIREVTTAPPHQCLRWMIKQLTTAPPRQHLRWTIIQLTTAPPRQRLRWTIIQKITAPRQHLRWTIIQLQQHHHRSASGGRSYS
- the LOC127991683 gene encoding mucin-5AC-like isoform X16 codes for the protein MIPQLTTAPPRQRLRWTIIQLQQHHHGSTQVDNPTANNSTTMVAPQVDDPTTNNSTTTAAPQVDDHTATTAPPRQRLRWTIIQLQQHHHGSASGGRSYSYNSTTTAAPQVDDPTANNSTTTAAPQVDDPTANNSTTTAAPQVDDHTANNSTTTAVPQVDDHTANNSTTTAAPQVDDPTANNSTTTAAPQVDDPTANNSTTTAVPQVDDHTANNSNTTATPQVDDPTANNSTTTPAPQVDDHTANNITTTAAPQVDDHTANNSTTTAAPQVDDHTANNSTTTAAPQVDNHTENNSTTTAAPQVDDPTANNSTTTPAPQVNDHTANNSPTMAAPQVDEPTANNSTTTAAPQVDDHTANNSTTTAAPQVDDHTANNSTTTAAPQVDDHTANNSPTMAAPQMDEPTANNSTTTAAPQVDDYTANNSPTMAAPQVDEPTANNSTTTAAPQVNDHTANNSTTTAVPQVDDHTANNSNTTATPQVDDPTANNSTTTPAPQVNDHTANNSPTMAAPQVDEPTANNSTTTAAPKVDDHTATKAPPRQRLWWKIIQLITAPPRQPLRCTIPQLTAAPPRQHLRWTIIQLTTAPPRQRLRWTIIQLTTAPPWQRLRWTIPQLTTAPPRQRLRWTIPQLTTAPPRQRLRWTIPQLTTAPPRQHLRWTIPQLTTSPPRQRLRWTIIQLTTAPPWQRLRWTIPQLTTAPPRQRLRWTIIQLTTAPPRQRLRWTIIQKITAPRQRLRWTIIQLTTAPPRQRLRWTIIQLTTAPPPQRLRWTIPQLTTAPPRQHLRWTIIQPTTAPPRQRLR
- the LOC127991683 gene encoding mucin-5AC-like isoform X20 — its product is MIPQLTTAPPRQRLRWTIIQLQQHHHGSTQVDNPTANNSTTMVAPQVDDPTTNNSTTTAAPQVDDHTATTAPPRQRLRWTIIQLQQHHHGSASGGRSYSYNSTTTAAPQVDDPTANNSTTTAAPQVDDPTANNSTTTAAPQVDDHTANNSTTTAVPQVDDHTANNSTTTAAPQVDDPTANNSTTTAAPQVDDPTANNSTTTAVPQVDDHTANNSNTTATPQVDDPTANNSTTTPAPQVDDHTANNITTTAAPQVDDHTANNSTTTAAPQVDDHTANNSTTTAAPQVDNHTENNSTTTAAPQVDDPTANNSTTTPAPQVNDHTANNSPTMAAPQVDEPTANNSTTTAAPQVDDHTANNSTTTAAPQVDDHTANNSTTTAAPQVDDHTANNSPTMAAPQMDEPTANNSTTTAAPQVDDYTANNSPTMAAPQVDEPTANNSTTTAAPQVNDHTANNSTTTAVPQVDDHTANNSNTTATPQVDDPTANNSTTTPAPQVNDHTANNSPTMAAPQVDEPTANNSTTTAAPKVDDHTATKAPPRQRLWWKIIQLITAPPRQPLRCTIPQLTAAPPRQHLRWTIIQLTTAPPRQRLRWTIIQLTTAPPWQRLRWTIPQLTTAPPRQRLRWTIPQLTTAPPRQRLRWTIPQLTTAPPRQHLRWTIPQLTTSPPRQRLRWTIIQLTTAPPWQRLRWTIPQLTTAPPRQRLRWTIIQLTTAPPRQRLRWTIIQLITAPPRQRLRCMIIQLQQHHHGSASGGRSHS
- the LOC127991683 gene encoding mucin-5AC-like isoform X18: MIPQLTTAPPRQRLRWTIIQLQQHHHGSTQVDNPTANNSTTMVAPQVDDPTTNNSTTTAAPQVDDHTATTAPPRQRLRWTIIQLQQHHHGSASGGRSYSYNSTTTAAPQVDDPTANNSTTTAAPQVDDPTANNSTTTAAPQVDDHTANNSTTTAVPQVDDHTANNSTTTAAPQVDDPTANNSTTTAAPQVDDPTANNSTTTAVPQVDDHTANNSNTTATPQVDDPTANNSTTTPAPQVDDHTANNITTTAAPQVDDHTANNSTTTAAPQVDDHTANNSTTTAAPQVDNHTENNSTTTAAPQVDDPTANNSTTTPAPQVNDHTANNSPTMAAPQVDEPTANNSTTTAAPQVDDHTANNSTTTAAPQVDDHTANNSTTTAAPQVDDHTANNSPTMAAPQMDEPTANNSTTTAAPQVDDYTANNSPTMAAPQVDEPTANNSTTTAAPQVNDHTANNSTTTAVPQVDDHTANNSTTTAAPQVDDPTANSSTTTAATQVDDPRGNNSTTTPVPQVDDQTANNSTTTAASQVDDPTANNITTTAAPQVDDHTANNSTTTAAPQVDDPTANNSTTTAAPQVDDHTANNSTTTAAPQVDDPTANNSTTTAAPQVDDHTANNSTTTAAPQVNDHTANNSTTTTAPQVDDHTAATAPPCIYLMFGSFMRKAGLTALSDLLSIAYSIVFAHTDQPVSFNLQFYFQNLFPFSPSLPSCILPHTPLTKILFSQHSFFHPSFSLYYPLLTSHLHSLPTFPYLPPAPLILDPSPPLKDILSSQHPFSHPSFSHC